The following coding sequences lie in one Cannabis sativa cultivar Pink pepper isolate KNU-18-1 chromosome 5, ASM2916894v1, whole genome shotgun sequence genomic window:
- the LOC115716435 gene encoding abscisic acid receptor PYR1, with product MAEQDAEETSAAAAATTPTSHHQSIPTGLTQDEFEELKRFVTEFHTYQVGRGHCSSLLAQRIQAPPDVVWSVVRRFDKPQTYKHFIKSCVVKEGFQMTVGATRDVNVISGLPAATSTEILDMLDEERRVTGFSIIGGEHRLRNYRSVTTVHGFERDDKIWTVVLESYRVDVPEGNTEEDTRLFADTVVKLNLQKLASVTEGLAREP from the coding sequence ATGGCCGAGCAAGATGCCGAGGAGACTAGCGCCGCCGCCGCCGCCACAACTCCAACAAGCCACCACCAATCGATCCCGACAGGTTTGACTCAGGACGAGTTCGAGGAGTTGAAACGATTCGTTACCGAGTTCCATACCTACCAAGTAGGGCGGGGCCATTGCTCCTCGCTACTGGCGCAGCGAATCCAAGCACCGCCGGACGTAGTTTGGTCAGTAGTACGGCGATTCGACAAGCCACAGACTTACAAGCACTTCATCAAGAGTTGCGTTGTCAAGGAAGGGTTTCAAATGACGGTTGGTGCCACCAGGGATGTAAATGTAATTTCAGGTTTACCGGCCGCTACTAGCACGGAGATACTCGATATGCTCGACGAAGAGCGGCGCGTGACTGGATTTAGCATCATCGGCGGCGAACACAGGCTGAGAAATTACAGGTCCGTTACGACGGTCCACGGATTCGAGCGCGATGATAAGATCTGGACCGTTGTTTTGGAATCGTACCGAGTGGATGTGCCGGAAGGGAACACGGAGGAGGATACGCGTCTCTTCGCCGATACTGTCGTGAAGCTCAATCTCCAGAAACTCGCGTCGGTCACCGAAGGATTGGCGCGTGAGCCATGA
- the LOC115717278 gene encoding uncharacterized protein LOC115717278: MSDHGTIPSHSSNPLLSRLDRLDFIMKYLERKTKFIEGSNNIIIKNNNVKSGYNNYNCGRVLMEEMALKKTDHHHHDHYDELKKGSNNNLCLIDRVASLETRLIQLCMEIDESSSSKSHSSSSSGVIRHQCRGESSNSSSSSSSSSLPTFNLKPNYQPNIARLSKLTTTTTHEIEENCESDEEEHNHPSPLLQEQKLINNNKKKNINNKQKKLDENCCKKEKKKTPPTWPLFNLLGC, encoded by the exons atgagtgATCATGGAACAATTCCATCTCATTCCTCCAACCCTCTTCTCTCTAGGTTGGATCGTTTAGATTTCATT ATGAAATATTTGGAAAGGAAGACAAAGTTTATTGAAGGAtccaataatattattataaaaaataataatgttaaaagtggttataataattataattgtgGAAGAGTATTAATGGAGGAGATGGCATTAAAGAAAactgatcatcatcatcatgatcATTATGATGAGCTTAAGAAGGGCTCTAATAATAATTTGTGTTTGATTGATCGTGTTGCATCACTTGAGACCAGGCTTATTCAG CTATGCATGGAAATAGATGAATCAAGTAGTAGTAAGTCACACAGTTCTTCATCAAGTGGTGTTATTAGGCATCAATGCAGAGGAGAATCATCcaattcatcatcatcttcttcttcttcctcactcCCAACGTTCAACTTAAAACCCAACTATCAACCCAATATTGCAAGATTATCCAAACTCACCACTACTACTACTCATGAAATTGag GAAAATTGTGAAAGTGATGAAGAAGAACACAACCATCCAAGTCCACTACTTCAGGAGCAAAaacttattaataataataagaagaagaatattaataataaacaaaagaaATTAGATGAGAACTGTTgcaaaaaagagaagaagaaaaccCCACCTACTTGGCCACTCTTTAATCTATTAGGCtgctaa